The following proteins are co-located in the Pseudomonas antarctica genome:
- a CDS encoding microcin C ABC transporter permease YejB, with protein sequence MFAYIVRRLLLIIPTLVIILLVNFVIVQAAPGGPVEQAIAHLQGIGGGGIGGSSGESISGSRASRGLDPKLIKDIEKQYGFDKPAPERLWLMLKNYAQLDFGNSFFRGKTVIDLILEKMPVTISLGLWATLITYLVSIPLGIRKAVRHGSSFDVWSSTAIVIGYAMPAFLFAMFLIVLFAGGTSLNWFPVRGLVSENFDELSTVGKIADYFWHLVLPVTALVIGGFATLTILTKNSFLNEITRQYVVTARAKGLSERRVLYGHVFRNAMLLVISGIPQAFISVFFAGSLLIEVIFSLDGLGRMSYEAAVSRDYPVVFGSLFIFTLFGLLIKLIGDLCYTLVDPRIDFAARNA encoded by the coding sequence ATGTTTGCCTATATCGTGCGGCGCCTGCTGCTGATCATCCCGACGCTGGTGATCATCCTGCTGGTGAACTTCGTGATCGTACAGGCCGCGCCCGGCGGGCCGGTCGAACAGGCTATCGCGCACTTGCAAGGGATCGGCGGGGGCGGCATCGGCGGTTCTTCCGGCGAAAGCATCAGCGGCTCACGCGCCAGCCGTGGCCTCGACCCCAAACTGATCAAGGACATTGAAAAACAATACGGCTTCGACAAGCCCGCCCCGGAACGCCTGTGGTTGATGCTCAAGAACTACGCCCAACTGGACTTCGGCAACAGCTTCTTCCGCGGCAAAACCGTGATCGACCTGATCCTGGAAAAAATGCCGGTGACCATTTCCCTGGGTTTATGGGCCACCTTGATTACCTACCTGGTGTCGATCCCCCTGGGCATTCGCAAAGCCGTGCGCCATGGCAGCAGCTTTGACGTGTGGAGCAGCACCGCCATCGTCATCGGCTACGCGATGCCGGCGTTCCTGTTTGCAATGTTCCTGATTGTGCTGTTCGCTGGTGGCACGTCGCTGAACTGGTTCCCGGTGCGCGGGCTGGTGTCGGAGAACTTCGATGAACTCAGCACCGTCGGCAAGATCGCCGACTACTTCTGGCACTTGGTGTTGCCGGTCACGGCGCTGGTGATCGGCGGGTTTGCCACCCTGACAATCCTCACCAAGAACTCATTCTTGAATGAAATCACCCGCCAGTATGTGGTCACGGCCCGCGCCAAAGGCTTGAGCGAACGACGCGTGCTCTACGGCCATGTGTTCCGCAACGCGATGCTGCTGGTGATCTCGGGGATTCCCCAGGCCTTTATCAGCGTGTTTTTCGCCGGTTCCCTGCTCATCGAAGTGATCTTCTCCCTCGATGGCCTGGGCCGCATGAGCTACGAGGCCGCCGTGTCCCGTGACTACCCGGTGGTGTTCGGCTCGCTGTTTATCTTCACCTTGTTCGGGCTCTTGATAAAACTCATCGGTGACCTCTGCTACACCCTGGTGGACCCGCGTATCGACTTCGCCGCGAGGAACGCCTGA
- a CDS encoding extracellular solute-binding protein, whose product MRLAFSLKLFGTALALLMASTAAIAAPQTYLTVYGEPAKYPAGFTHFDYANPNAPKGGSLRRSAIEIGRFDHVLPYIDKGIGVSQVDGWLYAPLAQRSLDEPYTVYGLVAEKMERSDDGLSLRFYLNPKARFADGKPITAEDVRYSFDLLMTQGSLRFRTLFADVKHVEVEGERQVRFDFSSNENRTLPLDIATLPVFPEHWWKTRDFANGGGYEAPLGSGPYKISKIDSGSTITFTRDPDWWGKDLPVSRGLYNFNHLSLEYFGDTEVARQVLRGGAYDFNREFSATGYSIGYNGPALDDGRLQRAHLAKEMPQPAQGYVFNVQKPMFKDRRVRQALAMLWDFEWANRQMMRNMYIRQQSYFSNSELAASQLPTKEELAILEPLRGQIPDEAFTQVFKAPITDGSGMIRDKQLQALALLEEAGWTPDGDKLVNAQGEPLEFTFLNAQPGLERLLLPYKRNLAQIGITLNIRRIDSSQYVNRMMARDYDMIVIGFPVTTSPGMELYNYFGSQAAYDPGANNYMVLKDPAVDTLINGLVKANTHAQMLTYAHALDRVLQWSYLWIPNYYPPGTSAAWWNRFGRPAIAAKNDEALETWWEISPTPLTNEQMDAELKKRAGTR is encoded by the coding sequence ATGCGATTGGCTTTTTCCCTAAAACTCTTCGGCACTGCCCTGGCCCTTCTAATGGCCAGCACCGCCGCGATTGCGGCCCCGCAAACTTACTTGACCGTATACGGTGAACCCGCCAAATACCCTGCCGGTTTCACCCATTTCGACTACGCCAACCCTAACGCCCCCAAAGGCGGCAGCCTGCGCCGCTCGGCCATCGAGATCGGGCGTTTCGACCATGTGTTGCCGTATATCGACAAAGGCATCGGCGTCTCCCAGGTCGACGGCTGGCTGTACGCCCCGCTGGCCCAGCGTTCGCTGGATGAGCCCTACACGGTTTACGGCCTGGTTGCAGAGAAGATGGAACGCTCGGACGACGGCCTGTCGCTGCGTTTCTACCTCAACCCCAAGGCGCGTTTTGCCGACGGCAAGCCGATCACCGCCGAAGATGTGCGCTACAGCTTCGACCTGCTGATGACCCAAGGCAGCCTGCGCTTTCGCACCCTGTTCGCCGACGTCAAGCACGTCGAAGTCGAAGGCGAGCGCCAGGTGCGTTTTGACTTTTCCAGCAATGAAAACCGCACCCTGCCCCTGGATATCGCCACCTTGCCAGTATTCCCCGAACACTGGTGGAAAACCCGTGATTTCGCCAATGGCGGTGGCTATGAAGCCCCGCTGGGCAGCGGCCCGTACAAAATCAGCAAGATCGACTCCGGCAGCACCATCACCTTTACCCGCGACCCTGACTGGTGGGGCAAGGACTTGCCCGTCAGCCGTGGCCTGTACAACTTCAATCACCTGAGCCTGGAGTATTTCGGCGACACCGAAGTGGCCCGCCAGGTGCTGCGCGGCGGCGCCTACGACTTCAACCGCGAGTTCTCCGCCACCGGTTATTCCATCGGTTACAACGGCCCGGCCCTCGACGACGGCCGCCTGCAACGCGCGCACTTGGCCAAAGAGATGCCGCAACCGGCCCAGGGCTATGTGTTCAACGTGCAAAAGCCGATGTTCAAGGACCGCCGTGTACGTCAGGCGCTGGCAATGCTGTGGGACTTCGAATGGGCCAACCGCCAGATGATGCGCAATATGTACATCCGCCAGCAGAGCTACTTCTCCAATAGCGAGCTGGCGGCGAGCCAATTGCCGACCAAAGAAGAGCTGGCGATTCTCGAACCCCTGCGCGGGCAGATTCCAGACGAAGCCTTCACCCAGGTCTTCAAGGCGCCGATCACCGACGGCAGCGGCATGATCCGCGACAAGCAGTTACAAGCCCTGGCCTTGTTGGAAGAAGCCGGCTGGACACCGGACGGCGACAAGCTGGTGAATGCCCAAGGCGAACCGCTGGAATTCACTTTCCTCAATGCCCAGCCGGGCCTGGAACGTCTGTTGCTGCCGTACAAACGCAACCTCGCGCAGATCGGCATCACCCTGAATATCCGCCGCATCGACTCCTCGCAATACGTCAACCGCATGATGGCGCGCGATTACGACATGATCGTGATTGGCTTCCCGGTGACCACCTCACCCGGGATGGAGCTGTATAACTACTTCGGCTCCCAGGCAGCCTACGACCCCGGCGCCAATAACTACATGGTGTTGAAAGACCCGGCCGTCGACACCCTGATCAACGGCCTGGTCAAGGCCAACACCCACGCCCAGATGCTCACCTACGCCCACGCCCTGGACCGTGTGCTGCAATGGAGCTACCTGTGGATTCCGAATTACTACCCGCCCGGCACCTCCGCCGCGTGGTGGAACCGCTTCGGGCGCCCGGCCATCGCGGCCAAAAACGACGAAGCGCTGGAAACCTGGTGGGAAATCAGCCCCACGCCACTGACGAATGAGCAAATGGACGCCGAGTTGAAAAAACGCGCAGGTACACGCTGA
- a CDS encoding ABC transporter permease: MLNLSPVARRRFERFKKNRRGWWSLWLFIGLFILTLGGELIANDKPLVLSFKNELYFPVFKRYTEQQFGGQLPFQADYRSDYVQKLIKQDGGWMLFPPIPFSDDTPNYELTRPAPSPPSAVNWLGTDDQSRDVLARVIFGARVSILFALALTAISAAIGIAAGALQGYYGGWVDLLGQRILEVWSGLPVLYLLIILSGFVEPNFWWLLGIMALFSWLALVDVVRAEFLRGRNLEYVKAARALGLGDGKIIRRHILPNAMTATLSYLPFILTGAISTLSALDFLGFGMPAGSASLGELIAQGKQNLQAPWLGLTAFFTLALILSLLVFIGEALRDAFDPRS, translated from the coding sequence ATGCTTAATTTATCCCCGGTGGCGCGTCGGCGTTTTGAGCGGTTCAAGAAAAACCGGCGCGGCTGGTGGTCGCTGTGGCTGTTTATCGGCCTGTTTATCCTGACCCTGGGCGGCGAATTGATCGCCAATGACAAACCGCTGGTGCTCAGCTTCAAGAACGAGCTGTATTTTCCGGTGTTCAAGCGCTACACCGAACAGCAGTTCGGCGGCCAGTTGCCGTTCCAGGCCGACTACCGCAGTGACTACGTGCAAAAGCTGATCAAGCAGGACGGTGGCTGGATGCTGTTCCCGCCGATCCCGTTCAGCGATGACACGCCCAACTACGAACTGACCCGCCCTGCCCCCAGCCCACCCTCGGCGGTGAACTGGCTGGGCACCGACGATCAGTCGCGCGATGTGCTGGCGCGGGTGATCTTTGGTGCACGGGTGTCGATCCTGTTTGCACTGGCGTTGACGGCAATCAGCGCCGCCATCGGCATTGCCGCCGGTGCCTTGCAGGGTTACTACGGCGGCTGGGTGGATCTGCTTGGCCAGCGCATATTGGAGGTCTGGTCCGGATTGCCGGTGCTCTACCTGCTGATCATTCTGTCGGGCTTTGTCGAGCCGAATTTCTGGTGGCTGCTGGGGATCATGGCGCTGTTTTCCTGGCTGGCCCTGGTAGACGTGGTGCGCGCCGAGTTCCTGCGCGGGCGCAACCTGGAATACGTCAAGGCCGCCCGCGCATTGGGCCTGGGCGACGGCAAGATCATTCGCCGGCATATCCTGCCGAATGCCATGACCGCCACCCTGAGCTACCTGCCGTTTATTTTGACCGGGGCGATTTCCACCTTGAGCGCCCTGGATTTCCTCGGCTTCGGCATGCCGGCGGGCAGCGCGTCGCTGGGCGAGCTGATTGCCCAGGGCAAGCAAAACCTGCAAGCGCCGTGGCTGGGCTTGACGGCGTTTTTCACCCTGGCGCTGATCCTGTCGCTGCTGGTCTTTATTGGCGAGGCATTACGTGATGCCTTCGACCCACGTTCATGA
- a CDS encoding peptidylprolyl isomerase — translation MAKATARHILVSTEDKCNELKAQIEGGADFAEIAKANSSCPSSRDGGNLGSFGPGQMVKEFDTVVFSAPVNTVQGPVKTQFGYHLLEVTSRQD, via the coding sequence ATGGCCAAAGCCACCGCCCGTCACATCCTCGTTTCCACTGAAGACAAGTGCAACGAACTCAAAGCCCAGATCGAAGGCGGCGCCGATTTCGCAGAAATCGCCAAAGCCAACTCCAGCTGCCCATCCAGCCGCGACGGCGGCAACCTGGGCTCGTTCGGCCCAGGCCAAATGGTTAAAGAGTTCGACACCGTCGTCTTCAGCGCCCCGGTCAACACCGTGCAAGGCCCGGTGAAAACCCAGTTCGGTTATCACCTGCTGGAAGTCACCAGCCGCCAGGACTGA